In Streptomyces seoulensis, the following are encoded in one genomic region:
- a CDS encoding alpha,alpha-trehalose-phosphate synthase (UDP-forming) — protein sequence MATQGAEVLVASNRGPVSYTVGPDGELGSRRGGGGLVSGLSAIGPDTDAVWVCAALGDGDREAVRRADGGLLPAEDTGGQRVRMLDIDAEVYADAYNGIANSALWFVHHMMYQTPLEPVFDAEFRRQWDAYRAYNQAFAEALAEEAAPGAAVLIQDYHLALAPRMLRKLRPDLRIGHFSHTPWAPPDYFRLLPDDIAAELLTGILGADRAAFLTRRWADAFTDCCHAVLGPGIPSGTEIGVHGLGADAEFLRERAHRADVDERMAALREQIGEGRRSIVRVDRTELSKNIVRGLLAYRRLLEDHPEWRERVVHVAFAYPSRQDLALYRSYMDEVRRVAEEINSEYGTEGWTPVLLHLDDDFARSLAAYRLADVALVNPIRDGMNLVAKEVPVVSDEGVALVLSREAGAYEELAEHAITVNPYDIVGTAEALHEALTLPNSARAERSKHLADAATALPPTKWFLDQLNALRG from the coding sequence ATGGCTACGCAGGGTGCTGAGGTGCTGGTCGCGTCCAATCGCGGCCCGGTTTCGTACACGGTGGGTCCCGACGGAGAGCTGGGCTCCCGCCGGGGCGGCGGCGGTCTCGTCTCGGGGCTGTCGGCGATCGGTCCGGACACGGACGCGGTGTGGGTGTGCGCCGCGCTCGGGGACGGCGACCGGGAGGCGGTGCGGCGCGCGGACGGCGGGCTGCTGCCGGCGGAGGACACCGGCGGGCAGCGGGTGCGGATGCTGGACATCGACGCGGAGGTCTACGCCGACGCGTACAACGGGATCGCCAACTCCGCGCTGTGGTTCGTGCACCACATGATGTACCAGACGCCGCTGGAGCCGGTGTTCGACGCGGAGTTCCGCCGGCAGTGGGACGCGTACCGCGCCTACAACCAGGCGTTCGCCGAGGCGCTGGCCGAGGAGGCGGCGCCGGGGGCGGCGGTGCTGATCCAGGACTACCACCTGGCGCTGGCGCCCCGGATGCTGCGCAAGCTCCGGCCCGATCTGCGCATCGGGCACTTCTCGCACACGCCCTGGGCGCCGCCGGACTACTTCCGCCTGCTCCCGGACGACATCGCGGCCGAGCTGCTCACCGGCATCCTGGGCGCGGACCGGGCGGCCTTCCTGACCCGGCGCTGGGCGGACGCGTTCACCGACTGCTGCCACGCGGTGCTGGGTCCGGGCATCCCGTCGGGTACGGAGATCGGGGTGCACGGTCTCGGCGCGGACGCGGAGTTCCTGCGGGAGCGGGCGCACCGGGCCGACGTGGACGAGCGGATGGCGGCGCTGCGGGAGCAGATCGGTGAGGGGCGCCGGTCGATCGTCCGGGTGGACCGTACCGAGCTGTCCAAGAACATCGTGCGCGGGCTGCTGGCGTACCGGCGCCTCCTGGAGGACCACCCGGAGTGGCGCGAGCGCGTGGTGCACGTCGCCTTCGCCTACCCCTCCCGCCAGGACCTCGCCCTGTACCGCTCCTACATGGACGAGGTACGCCGGGTCGCGGAGGAGATCAACTCCGAGTACGGCACGGAGGGTTGGACCCCGGTCCTGCTCCACCTCGACGACGACTTCGCCCGCTCCCTGGCCGCGTACCGCCTCGCCGACGTCGCCCTGGTGAACCCCATCCGCGACGGCATGAACCTCGTCGCCAAGGAGGTCCCGGTCGTCTCCGACGAGGGCGTCGCCCTGGTGTTGTCCCGCGAGGCAGGCGCCTACGAGGAACTGGCCGAGCACGCGATCACCGTCAACCCCTACGACATCGTCGGCACGGCCGAAGCCCTCCACGAGGCCCTGACCCTCCCGAACTCCGCCCGCGCCGAACGCTCCAAGCACCTGGCCGACGCGGCCACGGCCCTTCCCCCCACCAAGTGGTTCCTGGACCAGCTGAACGCGCTGCGGGGCTGA
- a CDS encoding ABC transporter substrate-binding protein — protein MVSALGMTATLGGCGSTGSSDTTLKLVAADYGDSAANSSKKYWAALADAYEAKHPGVKVQVSVYSWNDVDAKVKEMVDSGNAPDMAQIGAYADYAAAGKLYPMSDTLSIGTQADFVPQLAEAGDWNHTPYAMPFAASTRVLFYNKTLFQQAGITPPTTWDELASDAESLKAKGVKYPFALPLGPEEAQAETMQWLLSGGSGYTDDIGTYTIDSAVNGETFSWLKDDLVGKGLTGPVAPGRLNRAAAFAAFADGQVGMLNGHPTLIRQAEAKGVKFGMVPSPGRTGRARAAMGVTDWMLAFKQNGHAREIGSFLDFVYEQKNVLDFSRKYGLLPVTTSASEAMSQSDAKSDVPLHAFLDQLPTAEQYPVNKTSWAAVSAAVKKDIGQAVSPDGSPAGVLTRLQSAATAADSTAQSQG, from the coding sequence GTGGTGTCCGCACTGGGGATGACGGCGACGCTCGGCGGCTGTGGGAGCACGGGCTCCTCGGACACGACCCTCAAGCTGGTCGCCGCCGACTACGGCGACTCCGCCGCCAACAGCTCCAAGAAGTACTGGGCCGCGCTGGCCGACGCCTACGAGGCGAAGCACCCCGGGGTGAAGGTCCAGGTCAGCGTCTACTCCTGGAACGACGTCGACGCCAAGGTCAAGGAGATGGTCGACTCCGGGAACGCCCCCGACATGGCCCAGATCGGCGCGTACGCCGACTACGCGGCCGCCGGGAAGCTCTACCCGATGTCCGACACCCTCTCCATCGGCACCCAGGCCGACTTCGTGCCGCAGCTCGCCGAGGCGGGGGACTGGAACCACACGCCGTACGCGATGCCGTTCGCGGCCTCCACGCGCGTGCTCTTCTACAACAAGACGCTGTTCCAGCAGGCCGGCATCACCCCGCCCACCACCTGGGACGAGCTGGCCTCCGACGCCGAGTCGCTCAAGGCCAAGGGCGTGAAGTACCCCTTCGCGCTGCCGCTGGGTCCCGAGGAGGCGCAGGCCGAGACCATGCAGTGGCTGCTCAGCGGCGGCAGCGGCTACACCGACGACATCGGCACGTACACGATCGACTCCGCGGTGAACGGCGAGACCTTCAGCTGGCTCAAGGACGATCTGGTGGGCAAGGGGCTCACCGGGCCCGTCGCGCCGGGCCGGCTCAACCGGGCCGCCGCGTTCGCCGCGTTCGCGGACGGGCAGGTCGGCATGCTCAACGGGCACCCCACGCTGATCCGGCAGGCCGAGGCCAAGGGCGTGAAGTTCGGCATGGTCCCCTCGCCGGGCCGTACCGGTCGGGCGCGGGCCGCGATGGGCGTCACCGACTGGATGCTGGCCTTCAAGCAGAACGGCCACGCCCGCGAGATCGGCAGCTTCCTGGACTTCGTGTACGAGCAGAAGAACGTCCTGGACTTCTCCCGCAAGTACGGCCTGCTGCCCGTCACCACCTCCGCCTCCGAGGCCATGAGCCAGTCGGACGCCAAGAGCGACGTGCCGCTGCACGCCTTCCTCGACCAGCTGCCCACCGCCGAGCAGTACCCGGTGAACAAGACCTCCTGGGCGGCGGTCAGCGCCGCCGTGAAGAAGGACATCGGACAGGCCGTCTCCCCCGACGGCAGCCCCGCGGGCGTCCTCACCCGGCTCCAGTCCGCCGCGACGGCCGCCGACAGCACGGCCCAGTCGCAGGGCTGA
- a CDS encoding DUF3263 domain-containing protein produces the protein MELGSREKAILALERRGFPGPGAKERAIREQLGLAPVRYYQLLNALLDDERALAHDPVTVNRLRRVRETRRSER, from the coding sequence ATGGAACTCGGCAGCCGTGAGAAGGCGATCCTCGCGCTGGAGCGCCGGGGCTTTCCCGGCCCCGGCGCGAAGGAGCGCGCCATCCGCGAGCAGCTCGGTCTCGCCCCGGTCCGCTACTACCAGCTCCTCAACGCCCTGCTGGACGACGAGCGGGCCCTCGCGCACGACCCGGTGACGGTCAACCGGCTGCGCCGGGTCCGCGAGACGAGAAGGTCGGAACGCTGA
- the otsB gene encoding trehalose-phosphatase, translating to MGIPDITAEDSALPVPQTQAGRDGLRALLDRPRTAVIGLDFDGTLAPIVADPDRARAHPGAVPALAALAPKVASVAVVTGRPAGVAVRNGGFAGVPGLEHLVVLGHYGAERWDAATGDVTAPAPHPGIAAVRAELPGVLDRAGAWPGTWIEEKGRAVAVHTRRAEDPEAAFATLRAPLTDLATRHGLIVEPGRLVLELRPPGMDKGVALLNHLRATGAESVLYAGDDLGDLPAFAALEKLRSEGIPSLLVCSGSSEVTELAERADLVVDGPAGVVNLLDGLARHSG from the coding sequence ATGGGCATCCCTGACATCACCGCCGAGGACAGCGCGCTGCCGGTCCCTCAGACCCAGGCGGGCCGCGACGGTCTGCGGGCGCTGCTGGACCGGCCGCGCACCGCCGTGATCGGCCTGGACTTCGACGGCACGCTGGCCCCCATCGTCGCCGACCCCGATCGGGCCCGCGCCCACCCCGGCGCGGTGCCCGCGCTCGCCGCGCTCGCGCCGAAGGTCGCCTCCGTCGCCGTGGTCACCGGCCGCCCGGCCGGGGTCGCGGTCCGCAACGGCGGCTTCGCCGGGGTCCCGGGCCTGGAGCACCTCGTCGTCCTCGGCCACTACGGCGCCGAGCGCTGGGACGCCGCGACCGGCGACGTCACCGCGCCCGCCCCGCACCCCGGCATCGCCGCCGTCCGCGCGGAACTCCCCGGCGTGCTGGACCGGGCCGGCGCCTGGCCCGGCACCTGGATCGAGGAGAAGGGCCGCGCGGTCGCCGTCCACACCCGCCGCGCCGAGGACCCCGAGGCCGCCTTCGCCACCCTCCGCGCCCCCCTCACCGACCTCGCCACCCGCCACGGCCTCATCGTCGAACCCGGCCGCCTCGTCCTCGAACTCCGCCCCCCGGGCATGGACAAGGGCGTAGCCCTCCTGAACCACCTCCGCGCCACCGGCGCCGAGTCCGTCCTCTACGCCGGCGACGACCTCGGCGACCTCCCCGCCTTCGCAGCCCTCGAAAAACTCCGCTCCGAAGGCATCCCGTCCCTCCTGGTGTGCAGCGGCAGCAGCGAGGTCACAGAACTGGCGGAACGAGCGGACCTCGTGGTGGACGGCCCGGCAGGGGTGGTGAACCTGCTCGACGGCCTGGCGCGGCACAGCGGCTGA
- a CDS encoding glucosyl-3-phosphoglycerate synthase, with amino-acid sequence MLEETERWLATHSWSVADRPLHRVLAAKQRSGQRVSVVLPALNEEATVGDIVSVIRHDLVFQAPLVDEIVVVDSGSTDRTAEVAAAAGARVVHRDEILPRLPAMPGKGEVLWRSLLATSGDIVAFVDADLREFSSDFVLGIVGPLLTDPGIDLVKAMYDRPLGGAAGQGGRVTELMARPLLNMHWPQLAGFVQPLGGEYAARRSLLERLPFPVGYGVELGMLVDSLHLVGLDALAQVDVGVRRHRHQDGQALGRMSAAIYRTAQLRLARGHLVRPALTQFERGVSGFEPRTYSVDTEERPPMAEIAEYAERRVA; translated from the coding sequence ATGCTGGAGGAAACCGAGCGCTGGCTGGCCACCCACTCCTGGTCCGTGGCCGACCGCCCGCTGCACCGCGTGCTGGCCGCCAAGCAGCGGTCAGGGCAGCGCGTCTCCGTGGTGCTGCCCGCGCTGAACGAGGAGGCGACGGTCGGTGACATCGTCTCCGTGATCCGCCACGACCTGGTCTTCCAGGCGCCGCTGGTGGACGAGATAGTCGTGGTGGACTCCGGGTCCACCGACCGCACCGCCGAGGTGGCCGCGGCGGCGGGGGCGCGGGTGGTGCACCGGGACGAGATCCTGCCCCGGCTGCCCGCGATGCCCGGCAAGGGCGAGGTGCTGTGGCGCTCGCTGCTGGCGACCAGCGGCGACATCGTCGCCTTCGTCGACGCCGACCTGCGCGAGTTCTCGTCCGACTTCGTGCTCGGGATCGTCGGCCCGCTGCTCACCGATCCGGGGATCGACCTGGTCAAGGCGATGTACGACCGTCCGCTGGGCGGCGCCGCCGGGCAGGGCGGCCGGGTGACCGAGCTGATGGCCCGCCCGCTGCTGAACATGCACTGGCCGCAGCTCGCCGGGTTCGTGCAGCCCCTGGGCGGGGAGTACGCGGCCCGGCGCTCCCTGCTGGAGCGGCTGCCGTTCCCGGTGGGGTACGGGGTCGAGCTGGGCATGCTGGTGGACTCGCTGCATCTGGTCGGGCTGGACGCGCTGGCCCAGGTGGACGTCGGCGTGCGCAGGCACCGGCACCAGGACGGGCAGGCGCTCGGCCGGATGTCCGCCGCGATCTACCGCACGGCGCAGCTCCGGCTGGCGCGCGGGCATCTGGTGCGGCCGGCGCTGACCCAGTTCGAGCGGGGGGTGAGCGGGTTCGAGCCGCGTACCTACTCGGTGGACACCGAGGAGCGGCCGCCGATGGCGGAGATCGCGGAGTACGCGGAGCGGCGGGTGGCGTGA